A region of uncultured Fretibacterium sp. DNA encodes the following proteins:
- a CDS encoding N-6 DNA methylase: MEGDRSSDAWRNPRAAHDRIEIEGTDDYYDLVTEAYNSPHEAKNTDPLHKHRRAFFQSLDTRLYELRREQSGQPYFINDLDNSPVIEPEPPKLPSEKTLYSRTLPREQKQENDVAPEEGSSDQPEKKAEEEFPQPAREEAPRRNYRITDDALGTGGAKTKYARNIEAIRTLRRIEGEGRLATSEEQEVLARYVGWGGLPQAFDEHNEAWSKEYAELKGLLSDEEYASARASTLNAHYTSPAVVKAIYGTLERMGLSSGNILEPACGTGNFFGLVPESMAGAKLYGVELDGITGRIARQLYQEADITVDGYERTRFPDNFFDAAIGNVPFGAYRVVDPKYDKHGFMIHDYFFAKTLDQVRPGGVVAFVTSKGTLDKANPSVRQYIARRAELLGAVRLPNNAFKANAGTEVTTDILFLQKRDHIIDDIQPEWLHAFNNPEGVPVNSYFLQHPEMMLGTMAFDSSMYGNERETTCNPIEGADLAEQLREAMGNIQGKISAREQEIREQYENTIPADPSVRNYSYTLVDGELYYRENSVMYKPDLPRTSVERAKDMVGLRDLCRAVIDAQMAGAFDGNLQILRKDLDQAYERFVRRHGRINDTANARAFDEDSSYYLLCGLEILDEDRRFVGKSDMFTKRTIRQNVVPTSAGTPQEALLLSVSEKARVDMDYMASLTGRTEEELERELRGAIFRVPDRVEPGTGRAVYQTADEYLSGNVREKLETARRYAEREPELFGSNVKALEEAQPTPLTAAEIDVRLGATWIEPKYIEEFLFELLQTPPYMASGIRVSYSPTTSAWNISNKKLDVGNVRANTTYGTQDMNAYKIIEETLNLKTVKIHTLVEENGQTRSVLDPEATALAQQKQEEIKERFREWVFRDPERREALVEEYNRRFNAIRAREYDGGHLRFGGINPEIALREHQKNAIARILYGGNTLLAHEVGAGKTYEMVAAAMEGKRLGLSHKSLFVVPNHLTEQMATETLRLYPGANVLVATKKDFETKNRKKFCARIATGDYDAIVIGHSQFEKIPLSPERQARLIEEQIREITQGIEELKEERSERWTIKQMEKSRKDLEVKLEKLQAAHRKDDVIVFEELGVDRLFVDEAHGYKNLFLYTKMQNVAGISQTEAQKSSDMFMKCRYMDELTGNKGVVFATGTPVSNSMTELYTMQRYLQHDKLQEMGLQHFDAWASTFGETVTALELAPEGTGFRAKTRFARFFNLPELMATFKEVADIKTADTLNLPRPKVSFHTVAVQPSEHQKELVRELSERASRVHNRQVEPTEDNMLKITSDGRKIGLDQRLINPLLPDDPNSKVNVCMENVLKIWNDTREEKLTQLVFCDFSTPGKDKSFNVYDDLRKKLIARGVPEEEIAFIHEADTEKKKDQLFAKVRGGSVRVLMGSTQKMGAGTNVQDRLIAMHDLDCPWRPADLEQRAGRIVRQGNRNPEVDIYRYVTESTFDAYLYQTIENKQKFISQVMTSRTPLRSCEDVDESVLSYAEVKALCIGDPRIKEKMELDVDVAKLKLMESSFNNQRFALEDKLRKGFPCVIAQTEQNIQSLEKDAAAVERTRGQDFSITILGKTYGLDAEGKPRKQEAGEALLAAAQALGKNQGTIGEYRGFKMGFHYDAGFNKVYLNLTGVATHNIELGESVIGNLTRIENAVEGIPKRLGEAREKLESLHEQVRAAREELGKEFPHARELQEKTARLAELNVLLSMDNGKGGDPKAALIDAAKRSLGGGKSLVTDAIPGRRYVGDIIGISETHVVQRIAPTMGIIHDRSLLNGLEAETEESSGALRIAYDRTGRVAMMERKELTEKAKEEICCR, from the coding sequence GTGGAGGGGGACCGTTCGTCCGATGCCTGGCGCAATCCGAGAGCTGCGCACGACCGCATCGAGATCGAAGGCACGGACGACTATTATGATCTCGTGACGGAGGCTTACAACAGTCCACACGAAGCGAAAAACACTGACCCCCTCCACAAACACCGCCGAGCGTTCTTCCAGTCACTCGACACGCGTCTGTACGAGCTCAGACGGGAGCAGAGCGGACAGCCGTACTTTATTAACGACCTCGATAATAGCCCCGTCATTGAGCCGGAGCCTCCTAAACTTCCGTCCGAGAAGACGCTGTATTCGAGAACCCTTCCCCGTGAACAGAAACAGGAAAATGACGTCGCCCCGGAAGAGGGATCCTCGGATCAGCCTGAGAAGAAGGCAGAAGAGGAGTTTCCTCAACCCGCTCGGGAAGAGGCTCCGAGACGCAACTATCGGATAACGGACGACGCCCTCGGCACCGGGGGAGCGAAGACGAAGTATGCCCGCAACATCGAGGCGATCCGCACCCTGCGGCGCATCGAGGGCGAGGGCAGACTGGCCACTTCCGAGGAGCAGGAGGTCCTGGCCCGGTACGTCGGCTGGGGTGGTCTGCCCCAGGCCTTCGACGAACACAACGAGGCGTGGAGCAAAGAGTATGCGGAACTCAAGGGGCTTCTGAGTGACGAGGAGTATGCCTCGGCCCGCGCCTCCACCCTCAATGCGCACTACACGTCCCCCGCCGTCGTCAAAGCGATCTACGGCACCTTGGAGCGGATGGGGCTCAGCTCCGGCAACATCCTGGAGCCCGCCTGCGGCACGGGAAACTTCTTCGGCCTCGTGCCGGAGAGCATGGCGGGAGCGAAACTCTATGGGGTCGAGCTGGACGGCATCACGGGCCGCATCGCCCGCCAGCTCTATCAGGAGGCGGATATCACCGTAGACGGCTACGAACGAACTCGTTTCCCGGACAACTTCTTCGATGCGGCCATCGGGAACGTGCCCTTCGGGGCCTACCGGGTCGTAGATCCCAAGTACGACAAGCACGGGTTCATGATCCACGACTACTTTTTCGCCAAGACGCTCGACCAGGTACGGCCGGGCGGCGTCGTGGCGTTCGTGACCTCCAAGGGGACCCTGGACAAAGCCAACCCCTCGGTCCGGCAGTACATCGCCCGTCGGGCCGAGCTCCTGGGGGCCGTCCGGCTCCCCAACAACGCCTTCAAAGCCAACGCCGGGACCGAGGTCACGACCGACATCCTTTTCCTGCAGAAGCGGGACCACATCATCGACGACATCCAGCCCGAATGGCTGCACGCCTTCAACAATCCCGAAGGCGTGCCGGTCAACAGCTATTTCCTCCAGCACCCCGAGATGATGCTGGGGACGATGGCCTTCGATTCCTCGATGTACGGCAACGAGAGGGAGACGACCTGCAACCCCATCGAGGGGGCCGACCTCGCCGAGCAGCTCCGTGAAGCGATGGGGAACATCCAGGGGAAGATATCGGCCCGTGAACAGGAGATACGGGAACAGTACGAGAACACGATTCCCGCCGACCCGTCGGTTCGCAACTACAGCTACACCCTGGTGGACGGGGAGCTGTATTACCGCGAGAACTCGGTCATGTACAAGCCGGACCTTCCCCGTACCTCCGTCGAGCGCGCCAAGGATATGGTGGGGCTGCGGGACCTCTGCCGCGCCGTCATCGACGCCCAGATGGCCGGAGCGTTCGACGGGAACCTGCAGATCCTCCGGAAGGACCTCGACCAGGCCTACGAGCGATTCGTCCGGCGGCACGGCCGCATCAACGATACCGCGAATGCCCGCGCCTTCGACGAGGACAGCTCCTACTACCTGCTGTGCGGGCTGGAGATCCTGGACGAGGATCGCCGCTTTGTCGGGAAGTCGGACATGTTCACGAAGCGGACGATCCGGCAGAACGTCGTCCCGACCTCCGCCGGAACGCCACAGGAGGCCCTGCTGCTGTCTGTCTCCGAGAAGGCCCGGGTGGACATGGATTACATGGCGTCGCTCACGGGCCGCACGGAGGAGGAGCTGGAGCGGGAGCTCCGGGGCGCGATATTCCGCGTGCCGGACCGGGTGGAGCCGGGGACCGGAAGGGCGGTCTACCAGACAGCGGACGAGTACCTGTCCGGCAACGTTCGCGAGAAGCTGGAGACGGCGCGGCGCTATGCCGAGCGGGAGCCGGAGCTCTTCGGCAGCAACGTGAAAGCGCTCGAGGAGGCGCAGCCCACGCCGCTGACCGCTGCGGAGATCGACGTGCGCCTCGGGGCGACGTGGATCGAGCCGAAGTACATCGAGGAGTTCCTGTTCGAGCTTTTGCAGACTCCGCCCTACATGGCGTCCGGCATCAGGGTTTCCTACTCCCCGACGACTTCCGCCTGGAATATCTCGAACAAGAAACTGGACGTCGGGAACGTCCGGGCGAACACGACCTACGGCACGCAGGACATGAACGCCTACAAGATAATCGAGGAGACGCTCAACCTGAAGACCGTCAAGATCCATACCTTGGTGGAGGAGAACGGCCAGACGCGCAGCGTCCTGGACCCGGAGGCCACGGCCCTGGCACAGCAGAAACAGGAAGAGATCAAGGAGAGGTTCAGGGAATGGGTCTTCAGGGATCCGGAGCGTCGGGAGGCCCTCGTCGAGGAGTACAACAGGCGCTTCAACGCCATCCGTGCGCGGGAGTACGACGGGGGACATCTCCGGTTCGGGGGCATCAACCCGGAGATCGCCCTGCGGGAACACCAGAAGAACGCCATTGCGCGCATCCTCTACGGCGGAAATACGCTGCTGGCACACGAGGTGGGGGCGGGCAAGACCTACGAGATGGTTGCCGCTGCGATGGAGGGAAAGCGCCTGGGGCTGTCGCACAAGAGCCTCTTCGTCGTCCCGAACCACCTTACGGAACAGATGGCCACGGAGACGCTGCGGCTCTATCCGGGGGCAAACGTCCTGGTCGCCACGAAGAAGGACTTCGAGACGAAGAACCGCAAGAAGTTCTGTGCCCGCATCGCCACCGGCGACTACGATGCCATCGTCATCGGCCACAGCCAGTTTGAAAAGATCCCGCTCTCCCCGGAGCGGCAAGCCCGGCTCATCGAGGAGCAGATCAGGGAAATCACCCAGGGCATCGAGGAGCTGAAGGAGGAACGGAGCGAGCGCTGGACCATCAAGCAGATGGAGAAGTCCAGGAAGGACCTGGAGGTGAAGCTGGAAAAGCTCCAGGCCGCCCACCGGAAGGACGACGTCATCGTCTTCGAGGAGCTGGGCGTGGACCGTCTCTTTGTAGACGAGGCGCATGGATACAAAAACCTGTTTCTCTACACGAAGATGCAGAACGTCGCCGGGATATCGCAGACGGAGGCTCAGAAGTCCTCGGATATGTTTATGAAGTGCCGCTACATGGACGAGCTGACGGGAAACAAGGGCGTCGTCTTCGCCACGGGAACGCCCGTCTCGAACAGCATGACGGAGCTTTACACCATGCAGAGGTATCTTCAGCACGACAAGCTGCAGGAGATGGGGCTCCAGCACTTCGACGCCTGGGCCTCCACCTTCGGTGAGACGGTGACGGCGCTGGAGCTGGCTCCGGAGGGGACAGGGTTTCGAGCAAAGACCCGCTTCGCCAGGTTCTTCAACCTGCCGGAACTGATGGCCACCTTCAAGGAGGTCGCGGACATCAAGACGGCAGACACCCTGAACCTCCCGCGCCCGAAGGTGAGCTTCCACACTGTCGCTGTCCAGCCGAGCGAACACCAGAAGGAGCTGGTTCGGGAGCTCTCGGAACGGGCGAGCAGGGTCCACAACCGCCAGGTGGAGCCGACGGAGGACAACATGCTGAAGATCACCTCGGACGGGCGGAAGATTGGGCTGGATCAGCGGCTGATCAACCCCCTGCTTCCCGACGACCCGAACAGCAAGGTCAACGTCTGCATGGAGAACGTCCTCAAAATCTGGAATGACACAAGAGAAGAGAAGCTGACGCAGCTCGTCTTCTGCGACTTCTCGACTCCGGGCAAAGACAAAAGCTTCAACGTCTATGACGACCTCAGGAAAAAGCTGATTGCCCGGGGCGTCCCGGAGGAGGAGATCGCGTTCATTCACGAGGCCGACACGGAGAAGAAAAAGGATCAGCTCTTCGCGAAGGTGCGGGGCGGCAGCGTCCGGGTACTGATGGGCTCCACACAGAAGATGGGGGCGGGGACGAACGTCCAGGATCGCCTAATTGCCATGCACGACCTGGACTGCCCGTGGCGGCCGGCGGACCTCGAACAGCGAGCCGGGCGCATCGTCCGGCAGGGGAACCGGAACCCGGAGGTGGATATCTACCGGTATGTCACGGAGAGTACGTTCGATGCCTATCTGTACCAGACCATCGAGAACAAGCAGAAGTTCATTTCACAGGTGATGACAAGCCGGACGCCGCTGCGGAGCTGCGAGGACGTGGACGAATCAGTCCTGAGCTATGCCGAGGTGAAGGCGCTCTGCATCGGGGATCCGAGGATCAAGGAGAAGATGGAGCTCGACGTCGATGTGGCGAAGCTGAAGCTGATGGAGTCGAGTTTCAACAACCAGCGATTTGCGCTGGAGGACAAGCTGCGCAAAGGTTTTCCTTGTGTCATAGCTCAGACGGAGCAGAATATCCAGTCGCTCGAAAAAGACGCGGCTGCGGTGGAAAGGACGCGAGGTCAGGATTTTTCCATCACGATCCTGGGCAAGACCTACGGGCTGGACGCCGAGGGGAAGCCGAGGAAGCAAGAGGCGGGAGAGGCGCTGCTGGCCGCAGCCCAGGCCCTTGGGAAGAACCAGGGGACGATTGGGGAGTATCGAGGGTTCAAAATGGGCTTTCACTACGATGCTGGCTTCAACAAGGTCTATCTGAACTTGACCGGAGTGGCCACACACAACATTGAGCTGGGCGAGAGTGTGATCGGCAACCTGACGCGCATCGAGAACGCCGTCGAGGGCATCCCCAAACGCCTTGGCGAGGCGCGGGAGAAGCTGGAGAGCCTCCACGAACAGGTACGGGCTGCGAGGGAGGAACTGGGAAAGGAGTTCCCCCATGCCCGAGAACTTCAGGAGAAGACCGCTCGGCTGGCCGAGCTGAATGTACTGCTCAGCATGGATAACGGCAAGGGCGGCGACCCGAAGGCGGCCCTGATCGATGCGGCCAAACGGAGCCTTGGGGGAGGAAAGAGCCTCGTGACCGACGCCATTCCGGGGAGACGGTATGTCGGGGACATCATCGGGATTTCCGAGACGCACGTCGTCCAGAGGATCGCACCGACGATGGGCATTATCCATGACAGGAGCCTTCTGAACGGGCTCGAGGCCGAGACCGAAGAGAGTTCCGGCGCCCTCCGGATCGCCTACGACAGGACGGGGCGGGTCGCGATGATGGAGAGGAAAGAACTGACGGAAAAAGCAAAAGAAGAAATTTGCTGCCGCTGA
- the traI gene encoding TraI/MobA(P) family conjugative relaxase, translating into MIAKIPPKRRDGRTSFKALTDYCLGVTGHGSGSVLHVGMQNLSSPDTAFVEMDALATENVRCKDPAFHFILSWRDMEIPTNDQADEAVKIALKELDLGDCQALWALQGDTQNLHVHVAVNRIDPETCRAVQPAGNWTYKALERAARRIELAQGWEVEESGRYVVTPEGDIVEKKERKIPEVSQKARDIEAHTGAKSAERIARETAAPILLRAESWAELHERLAVKGIRFERKGSGAVLRIGDAFVKTSQADRACSFSRLVARLGEFRAYGVEPAEFRESPEDRIAGEPEVERSWQAYVQQRRRCVEERSRMLRELRTSQRQERERLWREQRAERESLWRGGSWKGRGRELNQRRSLLAARHLAEKLDLRDEHRRQTAELREGFGFKERFPGFRRWLEALEDGEPFLHYRYPGRAVLTGELKDVPESTRSVDIRDYMAVRTAFAVAYCRRPGRADFVDCGRRIVLKDDRDEAAILAAMQLACQKWGSVRINGTDEEYRRLCVKVAARHGLKLSNPDLGKAVEEERRMNGEGDGELRAKAEIFMRYAEAVGAERFRIVVTEFREDGTRAFVLDRDKGGLDGRTAEEVRDRLWLVARYALDRKNINVVPLSRDKHHILVDDLTSAKLKQLKEDGYRPACVVESSPGSFQAILTVPKSGDDPETERETANRLTKLLNERYGDPKLSGSVHAHRLPPFGNFKPKHRREDGSYPPTCLVEAEGGLCGKALLDLEAVGKEIRRGREAAAMKKARDLLGGTECEACDPDGAYWRHYEDISGRFGGAMDYSQVDGMIGVRMRVTGHTVGQVRSVLERNGPEMRRRNMTAREFTAKYRYRNWERYARETAENFVFGPRGAIQVGKAEPYRPYFLRVEGRTAPARGERERRISEWEQER; encoded by the coding sequence GTGATCGCCAAGATTCCCCCGAAGCGACGGGATGGCAGGACGAGCTTCAAGGCCCTCACGGACTACTGCCTGGGCGTCACGGGGCACGGGTCCGGGAGCGTGCTCCACGTGGGGATGCAGAACCTCTCCTCCCCCGACACGGCCTTCGTGGAGATGGATGCACTTGCGACGGAGAACGTCCGATGCAAAGACCCGGCCTTCCACTTCATCCTCTCCTGGCGTGATATGGAAATACCCACAAATGACCAGGCCGACGAGGCCGTGAAGATCGCCCTGAAGGAACTGGATCTCGGGGACTGCCAGGCCCTCTGGGCGCTGCAGGGCGATACGCAGAACCTCCACGTCCACGTCGCGGTGAACCGCATCGACCCGGAGACGTGCAGAGCCGTCCAGCCGGCGGGGAACTGGACGTACAAGGCCCTCGAACGCGCGGCACGGAGGATAGAGCTGGCGCAGGGCTGGGAGGTCGAGGAATCCGGGCGCTACGTCGTCACGCCGGAGGGCGACATCGTCGAGAAGAAGGAGAGAAAGATCCCCGAGGTATCCCAGAAGGCTCGCGATATCGAGGCGCACACCGGAGCGAAGAGCGCGGAGCGGATCGCCAGGGAGACGGCCGCGCCCATCCTGCTGAGGGCCGAGAGCTGGGCGGAGCTGCACGAGCGGCTGGCCGTGAAGGGAATACGTTTCGAGCGAAAGGGAAGCGGGGCGGTCCTGCGGATCGGGGATGCGTTCGTCAAGACGTCTCAGGCGGACCGCGCATGCAGTTTCTCACGCCTGGTCGCCCGTCTGGGCGAGTTTCGTGCGTACGGCGTGGAGCCGGCGGAGTTCCGGGAAAGCCCTGAGGACCGCATCGCCGGGGAGCCGGAGGTGGAGCGCTCCTGGCAGGCTTACGTACAGCAAAGACGCCGCTGTGTGGAGGAGCGGAGCAGGATGCTCCGGGAGCTGAGGACATCCCAGAGACAGGAGCGCGAAAGGCTGTGGCGAGAGCAGAGGGCGGAGCGGGAGTCTCTGTGGAGGGGCGGCAGCTGGAAAGGCAGAGGCAGAGAACTGAATCAGCGGCGCAGTCTTCTGGCGGCGCGTCACCTGGCCGAGAAGCTGGACCTGAGGGACGAGCACCGCCGGCAGACGGCCGAGCTCCGGGAAGGTTTTGGCTTCAAGGAACGTTTCCCCGGCTTCCGGCGGTGGCTCGAGGCGCTGGAGGACGGGGAGCCGTTCCTGCACTACCGATACCCCGGCCGGGCGGTCCTGACGGGAGAGCTGAAAGACGTTCCGGAGAGCACCCGGTCCGTCGACATTCGGGACTACATGGCCGTGAGGACCGCCTTTGCGGTCGCCTACTGCCGCCGTCCGGGCCGTGCGGATTTCGTCGACTGCGGGCGTCGGATCGTGCTGAAGGACGACCGCGACGAGGCCGCGATCCTGGCGGCCATGCAGCTGGCCTGCCAGAAGTGGGGAAGCGTCCGGATCAACGGGACGGACGAGGAATACCGCAGGCTCTGCGTGAAGGTGGCCGCCCGGCACGGGCTGAAGCTCTCCAACCCGGACCTCGGGAAGGCGGTCGAGGAGGAAAGAAGGATGAACGGGGAAGGGGACGGCGAACTTCGGGCGAAGGCGGAGATCTTCATGCGCTATGCCGAGGCGGTCGGAGCCGAGCGCTTCCGTATCGTCGTGACGGAGTTCCGCGAGGACGGAACCCGGGCTTTCGTCCTGGACCGGGACAAAGGCGGACTGGACGGCAGGACGGCGGAGGAGGTGCGGGACAGGCTTTGGCTGGTGGCGCGATACGCCCTGGACCGGAAGAACATCAACGTCGTGCCCCTCAGTCGGGACAAACACCACATCCTGGTCGACGATCTGACCTCGGCAAAGCTGAAACAGCTCAAGGAAGACGGCTACCGCCCCGCCTGTGTCGTCGAGTCCTCTCCGGGCAGCTTTCAGGCCATCCTGACCGTGCCGAAGTCGGGGGACGATCCGGAAACGGAGCGCGAGACGGCGAACAGGCTGACGAAGCTCCTGAACGAGCGCTACGGGGACCCGAAGCTCTCGGGTTCCGTCCATGCCCATCGTCTGCCGCCGTTCGGGAACTTCAAGCCCAAACACCGCCGGGAGGATGGGAGCTACCCTCCGACGTGTCTGGTCGAGGCGGAGGGGGGATTGTGCGGGAAGGCGCTTTTGGATCTGGAGGCCGTCGGTAAGGAGATACGGCGCGGGAGGGAGGCTGCGGCGATGAAGAAGGCCCGGGATCTGCTCGGAGGTACGGAGTGTGAGGCGTGCGACCCCGACGGGGCGTATTGGAGGCATTACGAGGACATCTCCGGTCGGTTCGGCGGAGCGATGGACTACTCTCAGGTGGACGGGATGATCGGGGTTCGGATGCGTGTGACGGGTCATACGGTCGGTCAGGTCCGGTCGGTGCTGGAGCGGAACGGGCCCGAGATGCGCCGCAGGAACATGACGGCCAGGGAGTTCACGGCGAAATACCGTTACCGGAACTGGGAGCGCTATGCCCGGGAGACGGCGGAGAACTTCGTCTTCGGTCCGAGAGGGGCGATCCAGGTCGGTAAGGCCGAGCCGTACCGTCCGTATTTCCTTCGTGTGGAGGGCAGGACGGCCCCGGCCCGTGGGGAACGGGAACGCCGGATTTCGGAGTGGGAACAGGAGCGCTGA
- a CDS encoding transposase — protein sequence MKDTIFYVGGSKGGVGKSIVALTLVQFLIDRYGDVKTIHVIETDESNPDVGRVYRGKVPVTSILLDEKENGWITMATLMERAADTLFVINSAARSNLGIARNGANFSAVLESGGIPYDLVSFWPMNRQKDSVLLLEDFLRAMTFGSVFPIRNTYFGSPEQFSLFDRLYEESALLRSRIDRRQILDFPELADVIADDFYTGGKTIPETIRELGVFAAQSFRSWRNAVNRLFEGTGLFPDTTPVVLPEASAPKKGKAEKEQG from the coding sequence ATGAAAGACACCATTTTTTACGTCGGCGGCTCCAAGGGCGGGGTGGGCAAGAGCATCGTCGCCCTGACTCTGGTTCAGTTCCTCATCGACCGCTATGGCGACGTCAAGACCATCCACGTCATCGAGACCGACGAGAGCAATCCGGACGTGGGGCGCGTCTACCGAGGGAAAGTTCCCGTGACCTCCATTCTCCTGGACGAGAAGGAGAACGGGTGGATAACCATGGCCACGCTCATGGAAAGGGCGGCCGATACCCTGTTCGTCATCAACAGCGCCGCACGCAGCAATCTGGGCATCGCCAGGAATGGGGCGAACTTCTCGGCCGTGCTGGAGAGCGGAGGCATTCCCTACGACCTGGTCTCCTTTTGGCCGATGAACCGCCAGAAGGATTCCGTGCTCCTTCTCGAGGACTTTCTGAGGGCCATGACGTTCGGCTCCGTCTTTCCCATCCGCAATACCTATTTCGGCAGCCCGGAGCAATTCTCGCTCTTCGACAGGCTCTACGAAGAAAGCGCACTGCTGCGCTCACGCATCGACCGACGCCAGATCCTGGACTTCCCCGAGCTGGCCGACGTCATCGCCGACGACTTCTACACGGGAGGGAAGACGATACCCGAGACGATCCGGGAGCTCGGGGTCTTCGCGGCCCAGAGCTTCCGGAGCTGGAGGAACGCCGTGAACCGCCTTTTCGAAGGGACGGGACTCTTCCCCGACACGACTCCGGTCGTTCTCCCAGAGGCCTCGGCTCCGAAGAAGGGCAAGGCGGAGAAGGAGCAGGGGTAG
- a CDS encoding TnpV protein, with product MELNRNELPPWASLANGMTDEELNREEARVVAELEAKDEEDLTIYNEEELTFEETLDLPEGSLMRDRENGMIYLKVLDIWMPYGMRTPTPPERELTRYGRMRKKYLEEWKARTVLELGENFLIHCLEVQDRAQEMKRSLMEELQRNDPPPNKTDDPMGWVQHMNALEMEAEEIVTRTVVYS from the coding sequence ATGGAACTGAACCGAAACGAGCTGCCGCCGTGGGCCTCGTTGGCGAATGGCATGACGGACGAAGAGCTGAACCGGGAGGAGGCTCGGGTCGTCGCGGAGCTGGAGGCGAAGGACGAGGAGGACCTGACGATCTACAACGAGGAAGAGCTGACCTTCGAGGAGACGCTGGATCTTCCGGAGGGCTCTCTGATGCGGGACAGGGAGAACGGGATGATCTACCTGAAGGTTCTGGACATCTGGATGCCCTACGGTATGAGGACACCGACGCCCCCGGAACGCGAACTGACCCGATACGGCCGGATGCGGAAGAAGTATCTGGAGGAATGGAAGGCCCGGACGGTTCTGGAACTGGGCGAGAACTTCCTGATTCACTGCCTGGAGGTTCAGGATCGGGCGCAGGAGATGAAGCGGTCGCTCATGGAGGAGCTGCAGCGGAACGATCCGCCGCCGAACAAGACGGACGACCCGATGGGCTGGGTGCAGCACATGAACGCCCTGGAGATGGAGGCCGAGGAGATCGTCACGCGGACCGTAGTGTACAGCTGA
- a CDS encoding ArdC-like ssDNA-binding domain-containing protein: MSGKTEERREAFAASVVRALESDIVPWARPGLPSAAPRSMVSDRRYTGLNAMYLLERMGAEGFSDPRWITYRDARSQDLDVRAGERGVSLEHWEKGRDGTLRVYGYRVFNVQQLNARLPFEPLSPDFEKADGILRKAGIGTPSERSPEAYRDAFRTLSEERANRLAEVHTPELRALRASIAASTLLREVGILVEQDPNAPTKQWAQSIRRNPREFFRATRDAGHIVAELVAERETERTRDEARGDRETAQKAQTIIESTAPIPRGGADHNLPNADLDNVQENVMAALDEAATEVKVLHGAAAEKESVASEAKSKALGAAKAVLGPRVLVTDAQAGKNYRGKIVAMTDTHAIQRISENQAVLHEIGSMAREAALEVGSDVSVTHHKNGRSTVKTRSEERTEQERQNEREARR, encoded by the coding sequence ATGAGCGGTAAGACCGAGGAGAGGAGGGAGGCGTTTGCGGCTTCGGTGGTTCGCGCGCTTGAGAGCGATATCGTCCCCTGGGCACGGCCCGGCCTGCCCTCCGCGGCTCCCAGGAGCATGGTCTCGGACCGGCGGTATACCGGCCTGAACGCCATGTACCTCCTGGAGCGGATGGGTGCCGAGGGGTTTTCTGACCCCCGCTGGATAACGTACAGGGACGCCCGGTCGCAGGATCTCGACGTCCGGGCCGGGGAACGGGGCGTAAGCCTGGAACACTGGGAAAAGGGCCGGGACGGCACGTTGAGGGTGTACGGCTACAGGGTCTTCAATGTCCAGCAGCTGAACGCCAGGCTCCCGTTCGAGCCCCTTTCCCCGGACTTCGAGAAGGCCGACGGAATCCTTCGAAAGGCCGGTATCGGAACGCCTTCGGAGCGAAGCCCGGAGGCGTATCGGGATGCCTTCAGGACGCTTTCCGAAGAACGGGCGAATCGTCTTGCGGAAGTTCACACCCCGGAGCTCAGAGCCTTGCGGGCCAGCATCGCGGCCTCAACCCTCCTGCGCGAGGTGGGCATACTTGTCGAACAAGACCCGAACGCGCCGACGAAACAATGGGCGCAGAGCATCAGACGCAACCCTCGGGAGTTCTTCAGGGCGACACGGGACGCGGGCCATATCGTGGCCGAGCTTGTCGCGGAGCGGGAGACGGAACGGACTCGGGACGAAGCCAGGGGCGACAGGGAGACTGCCCAAAAAGCTCAGACCATTATCGAGAGCACGGCGCCCATTCCTCGAGGGGGAGCCGACCACAATCTTCCCAATGCCGACCTGGACAACGTTCAGGAGAACGTCATGGCCGCTCTCGATGAGGCTGCAACGGAGGTGAAGGTACTGCACGGCGCGGCGGCAGAGAAGGAAAGCGTCGCTTCCGAAGCGAAAAGCAAAGCGCTCGGTGCCGCCAAGGCCGTGTTGGGGCCTCGGGTCCTCGTCACGGACGCCCAGGCGGGCAAAAACTACAGGGGAAAAATCGTCGCCATGACCGACACCCACGCCATCCAGCGGATCTCGGAAAATCAGGCGGTGCTGCACGAGATCGGGAGCATGGCGCGGGAGGCCGCCCTGGAGGTCGGGAGCGACGTCTCCGTCACCCATCACAAAAACGGAAGGTCGACGGTGAAGACCAGATCCGAAGAACGGACCGAACAGGAGCGGCAGAACGAGAGGGAGGCACGGCGCTGA